One Lacticaseibacillus rhamnosus genomic window carries:
- the ppdK gene encoding pyruvate, phosphate dikinase has translation MKQIYAFAEGNMEMRALLGGKGANLAEMTNLGLPVPPGFTLTTAACHDYQQHHGLSEALLTELDQHIQALEKATGKRFDDPVAPLLVSVRSGAPISMPGMMDTILNIGLNDQTVQALARETADPRFAYDSYRRLLAMFGNVVYGLSEKGFDDILTTVKRQNGYDSDLALTTADLQQIILAFKQLYIEAGKSFPQSPKAQMLAAVTAVFESWNNRRAVVYRRENRIPEDLGTAVNVQTMVFGNAGADSGTGVAFTRDPATGERALFGEYLLNAQGEDVVSGVRTPQSVAVLHDQMPEVYNQLAAIATTLEQHYRDMQDLEFTIEHGQLYLLQARNGKRTPAAAVKIAIDLVNEGLIDRQTALLRIEPQSLSDMLHPEFDPQALQAHTILATGLPASPGAATGEVYFTAAEAKAAHEAGHQVILMRQDTSPEDIEGMIVSQAIVTARGGMTSHAAVVARGMGATGVVGMHALTVDEHAKTATVGDTVLHEGDWVSVDGTTGNLYRGQIPTTAALVKDSLATLLAWAKEASRMGVFTNADTPKDLQQALAFGADGIGLTRTEHMFFQPERLLQMRRLILAKDAAGRKAPLAALEKMQEQDFYELYRLAAGKTVTIRLLDPPLHEFLPHDQREIGQVAHELGLEQNQLRERMAALKEVNPMLGHRGDRLAVTYPDIYAMQVRALMHAVFRLADEGMQVTPHIMIPLTNSETELRWVRQLVVRQIEQLAAAKGMQVSYEVGTMIETPRACVSADKIAHAADFFSFGTNDLTQLTFGYSRDDVGSFLPAYLEQKILPNDPFQTVDTEGVGALMAMAITNGRQTNPQLPIGVCGEVGGDPDSVAFFDQIGISYVSCSPYRVPVARLAAAQAALRAMKKVKAGA, from the coding sequence ATGAAACAAATCTATGCGTTTGCGGAAGGTAATATGGAGATGCGGGCATTATTGGGTGGCAAAGGTGCCAATCTGGCCGAAATGACCAATCTTGGCCTGCCGGTGCCTCCGGGTTTTACGCTCACAACTGCTGCGTGCCACGATTATCAACAGCATCACGGGCTTTCAGAAGCGTTGTTAACCGAGCTGGATCAACACATACAGGCGTTAGAAAAAGCGACCGGGAAACGATTCGATGATCCGGTTGCGCCATTACTGGTGTCGGTTCGTTCCGGTGCACCGATTTCAATGCCAGGCATGATGGATACCATTTTGAACATCGGCTTAAATGATCAAACCGTTCAGGCACTCGCCCGGGAAACTGCCGATCCCCGGTTTGCGTATGACAGTTATCGCCGCTTACTGGCGATGTTTGGTAACGTGGTTTACGGCTTGTCGGAAAAAGGATTCGATGACATTTTAACCACCGTGAAACGCCAAAATGGGTATGACTCTGACTTGGCGTTGACAACCGCTGACCTGCAGCAAATCATTCTGGCATTTAAGCAGCTTTATATTGAAGCAGGCAAGTCATTTCCACAATCGCCCAAAGCGCAAATGCTGGCGGCAGTGACGGCAGTATTTGAATCATGGAATAATCGGCGGGCAGTCGTTTATCGACGCGAAAATCGCATTCCCGAAGACTTGGGAACCGCGGTGAACGTTCAGACGATGGTTTTTGGTAATGCTGGCGCTGATTCCGGAACCGGCGTGGCCTTCACCCGTGATCCGGCGACTGGGGAACGCGCGCTGTTTGGCGAATATCTTTTGAATGCCCAAGGTGAAGATGTGGTGTCAGGAGTGCGGACGCCTCAGTCAGTCGCGGTTTTACACGATCAAATGCCTGAAGTTTATAATCAGCTGGCAGCGATCGCGACCACGTTGGAGCAGCATTATCGCGACATGCAGGATCTTGAATTCACGATTGAACATGGCCAACTTTATCTCCTACAAGCGCGTAATGGTAAACGGACACCGGCGGCCGCTGTTAAAATTGCGATAGATTTGGTTAACGAAGGCTTGATTGATCGCCAGACCGCGTTGTTGCGTATTGAACCGCAATCATTGAGTGACATGTTGCATCCGGAGTTTGATCCGCAGGCGTTGCAGGCACATACGATTTTGGCTACCGGTTTACCGGCATCACCAGGGGCGGCAACTGGGGAGGTTTATTTTACGGCGGCAGAAGCCAAAGCGGCTCATGAAGCGGGCCATCAAGTGATTTTGATGCGTCAAGACACTTCGCCGGAAGACATTGAAGGGATGATTGTCAGTCAGGCCATTGTGACTGCGCGCGGCGGGATGACGTCACATGCAGCTGTGGTCGCGCGCGGCATGGGGGCAACCGGTGTCGTGGGGATGCATGCCTTAACCGTTGATGAACATGCCAAAACCGCGACTGTTGGCGATACGGTGCTGCATGAAGGCGATTGGGTATCCGTTGATGGGACAACCGGCAATTTGTATCGCGGCCAAATCCCGACCACTGCTGCCTTGGTCAAGGATAGTCTGGCGACACTGTTAGCATGGGCAAAGGAAGCCAGCCGCATGGGCGTGTTTACGAATGCCGACACACCTAAGGATCTGCAGCAGGCCTTGGCTTTTGGCGCTGATGGCATCGGCTTGACGCGCACCGAGCACATGTTTTTCCAACCAGAACGATTGTTACAAATGCGTCGGTTGATTCTCGCAAAAGATGCAGCCGGACGCAAGGCACCCTTGGCCGCATTAGAGAAAATGCAGGAGCAGGACTTTTACGAGCTATATCGCTTGGCAGCTGGTAAAACCGTCACGATTCGTCTGCTTGATCCACCGCTGCATGAATTTTTGCCACATGACCAGCGTGAAATCGGGCAAGTCGCGCATGAGCTGGGGTTGGAGCAAAATCAGTTACGCGAACGGATGGCAGCCTTGAAAGAAGTCAATCCGATGCTAGGCCATCGCGGGGATCGCCTAGCCGTGACCTATCCGGATATTTACGCCATGCAAGTGCGGGCGCTGATGCATGCGGTATTCCGGTTAGCCGACGAAGGGATGCAGGTGACACCGCACATCATGATTCCTTTGACCAATTCGGAAACCGAGTTGCGTTGGGTGCGGCAATTGGTTGTTCGGCAAATTGAACAGCTGGCCGCCGCAAAAGGGATGCAGGTGAGCTATGAAGTTGGTACCATGATCGAAACCCCGCGCGCTTGCGTCTCCGCGGACAAAATTGCTCACGCCGCCGACTTCTTCAGTTTCGGGACGAACGATCTTACCCAGTTAACTTTTGGCTATTCGCGTGACGATGTGGGATCCTTCTTACCCGCATATCTGGAGCAGAAAATTCTTCCGAATGATCCTTTCCAAACAGTTGATACAGAAGGCGTAGGCGCATTGATGGCCATGGCGATTACAAACGGTCGTCAAACAAATCCGCAACTGCCGATCGGAGTCTGCGGCGAAGTTGGCGGCGATCCGGATTCAGTGGCGTTCTTTGATCAAATTGGCATCAGCTACGTCTCCTGCTCGCCTTACCGGGTGCCGGTTGCCCGACTCGCAGCGGCTCAAGCAGCCTTGCGCGCCATGAAAAAAGTTAAAGCCGGTGCCTAG
- a CDS encoding CBS domain-containing protein — protein MVQLLKAKSPMTGEMLATQLKISLATIRADLRLLTTVGILDARPKVGYAYQGASVLSVDNDALFNTPIAKILLPPTEIKLTTSMEEAVTKLFLADVGSLYVLDDDGALVGLISRKDLLRASFTDRDTTLPASIVMTRMPNVVTVTADTTIMAASKLLLKHNVDSLPVIQKHGDTHVIGKITKNRIFKYLIETLAP, from the coding sequence ATTGTTCAGTTACTAAAAGCAAAAAGTCCGATGACTGGGGAAATGCTGGCGACGCAATTAAAGATTAGTTTGGCCACGATTCGCGCTGACTTACGCTTGCTGACAACGGTTGGAATTTTAGATGCCCGGCCTAAAGTTGGATATGCCTACCAAGGAGCGAGTGTTTTATCAGTCGATAACGATGCGCTGTTTAATACCCCGATTGCCAAAATATTATTGCCGCCGACTGAAATTAAGCTGACAACCTCGATGGAAGAAGCGGTAACCAAGCTGTTCTTGGCGGATGTCGGCTCCTTATACGTGTTAGATGATGATGGCGCCTTGGTCGGCCTCATCTCGCGAAAGGACTTATTGCGCGCCAGCTTTACAGATCGTGACACCACTTTACCGGCCAGCATTGTCATGACGCGGATGCCCAATGTCGTGACGGTGACGGCGGATACGACCATTATGGCGGCCAGCAAGTTGTTGTTGAAACACAATGTCGATTCACTCCCTGTGATCCAAAAACATGGGGACACTCATGTGATTGGCAAGATCACTAAAAACCGGATCTTTAAATACTTAATTGAAACACTTGCACCATGA
- a CDS encoding 2,3-bisphosphoglycerate-dependent phosphoglycerate mutase, translated as MVKLVLLRHGESIANQQNTYTGWSDVGLTAQGKAQAAAAGKKIAATGILFEHVHTSVLSRAIMTAYIVQDAIGQNYLPITKSWRLNERHYGALRGINKDLTRKLFGPDQVASWRRSFYAHPPLLAHPSRSRRYHAYPATIIPRGESLADASERLLPYWSAELAPRLMAGKNQLIVAHGSTLRALVKYMEAISDAGINKVEIGNAQPIVYTLDQHLTILNKQTL; from the coding sequence GTGGTCAAATTAGTCCTTTTAAGACATGGCGAAAGCATTGCTAATCAACAAAATACTTATACTGGCTGGTCCGATGTCGGATTAACGGCGCAAGGGAAAGCTCAAGCAGCAGCTGCCGGCAAAAAGATTGCGGCGACCGGGATCTTATTTGAGCATGTGCATACCAGCGTGTTATCGCGGGCCATTATGACTGCCTACATCGTTCAGGACGCAATCGGCCAGAATTACCTGCCGATCACTAAAAGTTGGCGTCTGAACGAACGGCATTATGGCGCCTTACGCGGAATTAACAAAGATCTGACCCGGAAACTTTTTGGCCCGGATCAAGTTGCCAGCTGGCGGCGAAGCTTTTATGCGCATCCGCCGTTGTTGGCACATCCCAGTCGTTCACGGCGCTATCACGCGTACCCGGCGACGATTATTCCGCGCGGTGAAAGTCTTGCCGATGCGAGTGAGCGCCTGTTGCCGTATTGGAGTGCCGAACTGGCGCCGCGGTTGATGGCCGGCAAGAATCAGCTTATCGTGGCGCACGGCTCAACGTTACGGGCATTAGTCAAGTACATGGAAGCTATTAGCGATGCTGGTATTAACAAAGTTGAAATTGGCAATGCCCAACCTATCGTCTACACGCTTGATCAGCATTTAACCATTCTCAATAAACAAACACTGTGA
- a CDS encoding low temperature requirement protein A yields MAKSHQSVTMVELFYDLIFAYAVGRMAQTLAVPVHGMIAPQVLVEFLLMLLVFWTIWTFQTVLIDRFSHHEVTHNLFTLFNMFWVIVLSTAINPDFAKTKWPFQLSAAILFLSLASQYGLLWRRKHSQLAKTFGITLAACSFVILISLFIKPYTLSFAVFFGGVLAAGLMPLLLRNVLKATPADLGNLSTRYSLLVLLIFGESIIGVAETIYAGLSLQAGLFFLVVILLFIAYQLVYDNGLDRRQKTAGLAVIYLQLPLLAAILSLSTFIHSWLAGLLDPQWFALAITVTLAVYYFSLIGYLSAYPVKHIDIGFKRWFYLGFSVLIFGIFSFMTTIMPLPFMFGLTAYLLANTLYLWQFILHPNDAMYNKLG; encoded by the coding sequence ATGGCCAAGTCGCATCAATCTGTCACCATGGTCGAGCTTTTCTATGATTTGATTTTTGCCTATGCCGTTGGGCGAATGGCGCAGACTCTGGCAGTGCCGGTGCATGGGATGATCGCGCCACAAGTACTGGTTGAATTTCTATTGATGCTGCTGGTTTTCTGGACCATCTGGACTTTTCAGACAGTCTTAATCGATCGTTTTTCACATCATGAAGTGACCCACAACCTGTTTACGTTGTTCAACATGTTTTGGGTGATTGTCTTAAGCACCGCGATTAACCCTGATTTTGCTAAAACTAAGTGGCCATTTCAATTAAGTGCTGCGATTCTCTTCTTGAGTCTTGCGAGCCAATACGGTCTGCTTTGGCGGCGAAAACACTCGCAACTCGCCAAAACATTTGGCATCACGCTGGCAGCTTGCAGTTTTGTGATTTTAATTTCGCTATTTATAAAGCCATACACCCTTTCATTTGCGGTCTTCTTTGGCGGTGTTTTAGCCGCTGGATTGATGCCATTGCTATTGCGGAACGTACTCAAAGCCACGCCAGCCGACTTAGGCAATCTCAGCACCCGTTATTCTCTATTGGTTTTACTGATATTTGGCGAATCGATCATTGGTGTGGCGGAAACCATTTATGCTGGTCTATCTTTGCAAGCAGGTCTTTTCTTCTTGGTAGTCATCTTATTGTTTATTGCCTACCAACTTGTTTATGACAACGGTCTCGATCGCCGGCAAAAAACCGCGGGCTTGGCTGTTATCTATTTACAACTTCCATTACTGGCGGCCATTCTCAGTCTCAGTACGTTCATTCACTCGTGGCTGGCCGGGCTGCTTGATCCTCAATGGTTTGCGCTTGCCATCACGGTGACGTTGGCAGTTTATTATTTTAGCTTAATCGGATATCTTAGCGCCTACCCTGTCAAGCACATTGACATCGGCTTCAAGCGCTGGTTTTACCTTGGTTTTTCCGTGTTGATTTTTGGTATTTTTAGCTTCATGACAACCATTATGCCATTACCCTTCATGTTCGGACTCACCGCTTATCTATTAGCCAATACGCTTTATCTTTGGCAATTTATTCTCCATCCCAATGACGCGATGTATAATAAACTTGGTTAA
- a CDS encoding chromosome partitioning protein ParB yields the protein MTTYDVTFNTVDGKSLIKRNVQSDHENARVWEDAVERFDADHLYIKMNDKTMVSLLRRAVVRIDMTELPSDVEKRANRRDEFRNAMYTLSQIGL from the coding sequence ATGACAACTTATGATGTCACATTCAACACTGTCGATGGCAAGTCACTCATCAAGCGCAACGTCCAAAGCGATCACGAAAATGCTCGGGTTTGGGAGGACGCGGTTGAACGTTTTGATGCCGACCACCTTTACATCAAAATGAATGACAAAACAATGGTCAGCCTGTTGCGGCGTGCCGTTGTTCGCATTGATATGACCGAACTGCCAAGCGATGTTGAAAAACGGGCAAATCGCCGCGACGAGTTCCGCAATGCCATGTACACGCTGAGCCAGATTGGCCTGTAG
- a CDS encoding lactate oxidase, giving the protein MTVVNGYEQSDAEKKLDILNLPSLEGEAKKIIPTGGFGYIVGGSEDEWTLAENTKAFNHAQIVPKALSNIDSPDLSTNFLGIDLKTPVMMAPTAAQGLAHSQGEKDTARGLAAVGGLMAQSTYSSTSIADTAAAGNGAPQLFQLYMSKDWDFNKSLLDEAKKAGVKGIILTVDATVDGYREEDIINNFQFPIPMPNLEKYSEGDGKGKGIGEIYASAAQKINEDDVRRIAEYTDLPVIVKGIQSPEDALRAIGAGAAAIYVSNHGGRQLNGGPASFDVLPAIAKAVNKQVPIIFDSGIRRGSHVFKALAAGADLVAFGRPVIYGLALGGAQGVQSVFEQIDHELEIIMQLAGTKTIEDVKHAPLTHFNYAD; this is encoded by the coding sequence ATGACAGTTGTTAATGGTTACGAACAAAGCGATGCAGAGAAGAAATTGGATATTTTGAACTTGCCGTCATTAGAAGGTGAAGCCAAGAAGATTATTCCAACAGGTGGATTTGGCTATATCGTTGGCGGATCCGAAGATGAATGGACGCTTGCCGAGAATACCAAGGCATTTAACCACGCACAGATTGTTCCCAAGGCCTTGTCGAACATTGATTCTCCAGACTTGTCGACCAACTTTTTGGGCATTGATCTGAAGACGCCGGTTATGATGGCGCCAACTGCGGCTCAGGGATTGGCCCACAGCCAAGGTGAAAAGGATACCGCTCGCGGCTTGGCAGCAGTCGGTGGTTTGATGGCGCAGAGCACGTATAGCTCAACCTCAATCGCGGATACTGCTGCGGCCGGCAACGGAGCACCGCAATTGTTCCAGCTGTACATGAGCAAGGATTGGGACTTCAATAAGAGCTTGCTTGACGAAGCTAAAAAGGCTGGCGTCAAGGGGATTATTCTGACCGTTGATGCCACTGTTGATGGTTATCGAGAAGAAGATATTATCAACAACTTCCAATTCCCGATTCCAATGCCGAACCTGGAAAAGTATTCTGAAGGCGATGGCAAGGGTAAAGGCATCGGCGAAATTTATGCTTCTGCTGCTCAAAAGATTAATGAAGATGACGTTCGCCGGATTGCTGAATATACCGACTTGCCGGTTATTGTTAAAGGTATTCAGTCTCCTGAAGACGCATTGCGGGCAATTGGCGCCGGTGCTGCGGCAATCTATGTTTCTAACCATGGTGGCCGTCAGTTAAACGGTGGCCCAGCATCATTTGATGTTTTGCCTGCCATTGCCAAGGCCGTTAACAAGCAGGTTCCGATCATCTTTGACTCCGGCATTCGTCGTGGCAGTCATGTCTTCAAAGCATTGGCAGCCGGTGCAGATTTGGTTGCGTTTGGCCGCCCGGTTATCTATGGCTTGGCTTTAGGTGGTGCACAAGGTGTTCAAAGCGTGTTCGAACAGATTGATCACGAGTTGGAAATTATCATGCAGCTGGCCGGCACCAAGACGATTGAAGATGTTAAGCATGCACCGTTAACCCACTTTAACTACGCTGACTAA
- a CDS encoding CsbD family protein, with product MADFDATKDKVSGKVKEGAGKLTGDESTEAKGKAEQMVGNAKEKLSDAKDKIAEKFNDVVDKSKEKKER from the coding sequence ATGGCAGATTTTGATGCAACTAAGGATAAGGTCAGCGGCAAGGTAAAAGAAGGCGCAGGCAAACTTACCGGCGATGAATCAACCGAAGCAAAAGGCAAGGCTGAACAGATGGTCGGCAATGCTAAGGAAAAGCTCAGTGATGCCAAGGACAAAATCGCGGAGAAGTTCAATGACGTGGTTGACAAGTCCAAGGAGAAGAAAGAACGCTAA
- a CDS encoding phosphopentomutase: MKRFERIITIVLDSVGIGEAPDAKSFNDQGADTLGHLCSYWNGKLAIPQLEDLGIGRILRATPLKGIKAKSGTSSAVGKMREVSAGKDSLDGHWEMMGVPVDSALDTFPNGFPQRLVEQIEQFSNRRVILNQVYSGTRAIEDYGEEQIAEGALIVYTSGDSVLQVAACETVVPVEELYRICRFIRFTLDDSGWQIGRVIARPFIRMDSGSFRRTANRRDYTIVPGHETVLDILSTNNISVCGIGKVNDIFSGRGIDRKIHTTSNQDGLYQVINILEDKKYRFIFANLVDFDSQYGHRRDPRGYGKELERVDHLLQSVIAKISESDLLLITADHGNDPTFCGHDHTREYVPLIAYSPNLTNGDLGIRETFSDLGATVLENFNLKSKQNIGASFLSKL, encoded by the coding sequence ATGAAAAGATTTGAGCGAATCATTACAATTGTATTGGACTCAGTTGGCATTGGTGAAGCTCCGGATGCTAAAAGCTTCAACGACCAAGGGGCAGACACGCTCGGGCATCTTTGTTCTTATTGGAATGGAAAACTAGCAATACCTCAACTGGAAGATTTGGGAATAGGTCGGATTCTGCGAGCAACACCGCTAAAGGGAATTAAAGCAAAGAGCGGTACATCTAGCGCAGTTGGAAAGATGAGAGAAGTTTCTGCTGGGAAAGACAGTTTAGACGGACATTGGGAAATGATGGGTGTTCCTGTTGATTCTGCTTTAGACACTTTCCCGAACGGCTTTCCACAACGGTTAGTTGAACAAATAGAACAATTCTCAAATCGACGGGTCATTTTAAATCAGGTTTATTCTGGAACTCGGGCAATTGAAGATTACGGTGAAGAACAAATCGCAGAGGGCGCTCTGATCGTTTACACATCAGGTGATTCAGTTCTGCAAGTGGCCGCATGTGAAACCGTGGTCCCAGTTGAAGAGCTATATCGCATTTGTCGATTTATTCGATTTACTCTGGATGATAGCGGGTGGCAAATCGGTAGAGTTATTGCACGACCATTTATAAGAATGGACTCCGGGAGTTTTCGTCGTACAGCAAATCGTCGCGATTATACTATAGTACCAGGCCACGAAACGGTGTTAGACATACTAAGCACGAATAATATTTCTGTTTGTGGTATTGGTAAGGTTAACGATATTTTCTCGGGTCGAGGCATTGATCGTAAAATTCACACAACAAGTAATCAGGATGGGCTATACCAAGTTATTAATATTCTCGAAGACAAGAAGTATAGGTTTATTTTTGCTAACCTCGTTGATTTTGATTCACAGTATGGGCATCGGCGTGATCCAAGAGGTTATGGTAAAGAATTAGAACGGGTAGATCATTTACTTCAAAGCGTGATAGCAAAAATATCTGAATCTGATCTATTACTTATAACGGCTGATCATGGAAATGACCCAACATTTTGTGGGCACGACCACACGCGTGAGTATGTGCCGCTGATTGCTTATTCTCCAAACCTTACTAATGGAGATCTTGGGATAAGAGAGACCTTCAGTGACCTTGGAGCAACTGTTCTTGAAAACTTTAATTTAAAATCAAAGCAAAATATTGGCGCAAGCTTTCTTAGCAAATTATAG